AATAAACAGGTATTTCTGACCGTCTTTTTCCACATAGGTATCAATAGCATCACGGGTGGTGCCGGGTACGTTGCTCACGATTAAACGTTCTTCGCCAAGCAATCGGTTGATTAAGGAGGATTTTCCTGCATTGGGTTTTCCGATAACTGCAATTTTCAGTACGTCCTCCTCTTCTTGGATGGCGTCTTCGCGGGGAAATCCTTCTGCAACCTGATCTAAAAGATCGCCGATTCCCATTCCCTGAATCGCAGAAATGGCAATGGGATCACCCAATCCTAAATTATAGAATTCGTAGAATTCCATGGGAGGTTCCCCGGGGGTGTCACATTTGTTACAAGCTAACACAATGGGTTTGCCGGAACGCATCAGCATAGCAGCAACTTCTCTGTCTGTTGCGGTGACTCCTGCACGAACATCTGTTAAGAAAATTAAAACATCTGCAGTTTCAATCGCCGCTTCTGCCTGACGTTTCATCATAGCGGTGATTTCGTCGGTAGAATCGGGTTCAATACCGCCGGTGTCGATTAACAGAAAGGTTTTGGAAAGCCATTCTGCTTCAGAAATAATTCTGTCTCGGGTAACGCCGGGAGTGTCTTCCACAATGGAGATTCTTTTCCCGGTGATACGGTTAAATAACTGGGATTTTCCCACATTGGGGCGTCCCACAATAGCTACAATCGGTTTTGACATAATGAATCGTACCTCCTTATACTAAGGTTACATACAAAGTGCATCTAAGAAACACTTGCCGTCATTTTCATTTAAAATCACTTCGCAGGAAAGTGCTTTCTCAATATCGGAAATGGTTTTGTCGTCTAAAGTCAGGTCTCCTTCTGCTCTTAAGATGGCAGAGGGAAGCACCAAAAATTCCATTTTTTTTGATTTTAGCTGTTCGATGATATCAGTTGCGGTCATTAGACCTGCCACTGTGATTTTATTACCAAAGAATTTATTTTTTATCGGAACTACTTCGGTTTTGGTATCAAACTTTTTATCAAAGCGTTCCACTAACTTAGAAAGAGTGGGATATGCCGCTTCGGAAGTGGCAACTACCTTTTTGCGGACAGGCTTTGGTTTTCGGTTAGCAAAGGATAAATTAAATTCTTTCACAAAAGAAGATAACAAACCAACGCCGTTTTCAATCTGTGGAAAATCATCATAGTATGCCGCAGGGGGAAGAGCAATTTCTCCTTTTACAAAAAATTCGTCTGCGGGATATACAAAACGGGTACCGATTTCCCGATAAGCACGGCTTGAAATCTTGTGAATCTGCTTGATTACTTCACGGCAATCTTCTTTGGTAAAGGGTTCAATCTGTGTTAACCCATCACGGAACTGTGTGAGTCCGATGGGCACCACAGACACGCTGTTCACTTCGGCTTCATATAAATCAGTTAAGGACTTGGTTAATTCCTCACCATCATTCCAACCCTTGCAAAGCACAATCTGTGCATTGACCGTGATGCCGTTTTCAACGAGATAATGTATTTTTTCTAAAATGCCGCCTGCGTGTTTGTTGTGCAGCATTTTGATGCGAAGTTCATCATTGGTGGTATGCACCGAAATATTCACGGGAGAAAGTCGCATTCTGACGATATTTTCGATTTCTTCTTCTTTCATATTGGTTAAGGTGACATAGTTGCCTGTTAAGAAGGAAAGACGGGAATCGTCATCTTTAAAATACAGAGGTTTTCTCATTCCTTTGGGAAGCTGGTCAATAAAACAGAAAATACATTTGTTCCGGCAACTTTTAGGATTTTCAATAAATGGTCTGTCGTTTAGGATACCCAAATCCTCAAAATCATTTTCAATGGTGATTTTTTTGATTTCCTGATTTCTCACCAATGTGATTTTGACACATTCGTTGCAGGTTAAAAAACCGTACATGAGGCCGTCGGTCACCTCTTCACCGTTGATATGGGTAATCACATCACCGGGCAGGATGCCTGCTTTTTTAGCCAAACTATTCTCTTTTACGCCATCTACGTAATACATAACAAGTTCCTCTGTTCTGTTTGCTGCATGACTTTTCTCGTTCCGACAAGATTTTAAAAATCTCATTGGAACAACAAAAACCAAGAAAAATTTGAAAAAAAGCGGGGAGCAATTAAGCACCCCGCTTCTTATAAGGCATAATTAATCCATTTTGATTACTTCTACACCTTTGTAGAAACCGCAAGATTTACATACTCTGTGCGGCAGTGTCAGTTCCTGACAGTTAGGGCATTTTACAAGACCCGGAGCGCTTAATTTCCAGTTTGCTCTTCTTTTGTTTTTTCTCGCATGAGAAACCTTTCTCTTTGGTACAGCCATGTCTTAACACCTCCTGTAGAGTTCTACTCTATAATTGAATATTTTTACAAAATTTAAGGTTGCAACTGCGGATTACTTTAATAATTCCTTTAATTTCAGTAATCTGGGATCAATTTCCGTGTCATCACAGTTACAGGTTGTTTCGTTGCGGTTGCATCCGCAAACGGGGCAAAGACCTTTGCAATCTTTTCTACAAAGCTGTTGGTCCAAGGTTACGGCAAAAATGCATTTGTAAATTGCTTCAGTCAGTAGCACCATATTATGTTGATAGGGGATAAATTCATCGGCTTCCAGCCCTGAGTCTTCCCGAGCTATGGTATCTTCCATCGGAATGACGAAATCTTTTTCAAAAGATTCTAAGCAACGGTCACAAAGGAAGGTTGCCCGAAAGGACAAATCTCCTTTTAAAAACAAGTTGCCTGCGTGATTTGTGATTGTGCCCGTTAACGTAACTGGTGTTTGTAAGGACGGCATATCGCTGAATTCGGAAAACACCTCAATGGGATATTCCTTATTTACGTTGATTTCCATTCCTTCGGACTTCACAATAGAGGTTAAATCAATTAACAGTTCGTTTTGTTCCATTATTGTTGCCTCTCTTTCTCACGGTTTAAGACACCAAAAGACTGCCTAAAAAGTTGACAAATTCCAAAAAAAAGCATAACTTTCAGACAATCATATAATATAATACATAATCTGTGGTAATTTGTCAAGCATTTTTTTCAAAAAAATCGAAAAATATTTGGGGAATTATACCAATTTTTCGGTTTCCAACGCAATCATCAATTCTTCGTTGGTGGGGATTACTAAAGTCTTCACGGTTGCATCATCAGCAGAGATATCCACGGTGCCGCGAACAGCGTTTTTGTCTTTATTGATTTTGATGCCCATAAAGCCTAAGTTTTCAGTAATTTGTTCTCTTAAGGTTGCATCGTTTTCACCAATACCTGCGGTGAATACCACAGCGTCAATACCGCCCATAGCAGCAGCGTAGGTACCGATATATTTCTGCACACCGTATGCAAACATATCTAAAGCTGCGGTAGCTCTTTCGTTACCCTCAGCGGATGCTGCAGACAAGTCTCTGAAGTCGGAAGAAACGCCGGACACACCGGTTACACCGGATTCTTTATTTAAGATGCTGATAACTTCGCTTGCAGTTAAGTTTTCTTTATTTGCAATAAATTCCACGATTGCGGGGTCAATGTCACCGGAACGGGTACCCATTAAAATCCCTGCTAAGGGAGTGAAGCCCATGGAGGTGTCCACAGATTTACCGCCGTCAACTGCAGAGATGGAAGAACCGTTACCTAAATGACAGGTTACGATTTTTAATTCTTCAGCGGGTTTGCCTAAGATTTCAGCCGCTTTCATGCTAACATATTTATGGCTGGTACCGTGGAAACCGTATCTTCTGATTTTATACTGTTCATAGAATTTGTAGGGCAGGGCATACAGATATGCTTTTTTGGGCATGGTCTGATGGAATGCGGTATCAAACACGCCAACCTGGGGAACATTCGGCATAATTTTTGCACAAGCTTCAATACCGGTGATGTTGGGAGGATTGTGCAGAGGAGCTAATTCGATACATTCGTTTAATGCGTTCATTACCGCTTCGGTGATAACAGCGGAACCGGAGAAGGCTTCGCCGCCGTGTACCACACGGTGACCAACAGCGTTGATTTCATCCATAGATGCGATAACGCCCATTTCTTTGTCGGTTAAGGAATCAAGCACTGCCTGGATAGCATCGCCGTGGTCTTTTAAGGTTAAATCCTTCTGGAATTTCTGGTCGCCTTTGGAGTGAGTCAGTCTTCCGTCAATGCCGATTCTTTCGCAAAGACCTTTTGCCATAACGGACTGGTCTTCCATATTGATTAACTGATATTTTAATGAGGAGCTACCTGCATTGATAACTAAAATTTTCATTTTTTTAATCCTTTCTGTTTTTCTTATTTCGCCTGCGCCTGAACGCTGGTGATAGCAATAACGCCAACGATATCTTCAGCACTGCAGCCACGGGATAAATCGTTGATGGGAGCGGCAATACCCTGGGTAACAGGGCCGTATGCTTCAGCTTTTGCCAGTCTCTGAACCAGTTTGTAACCGATGTTACCTGCATCTAAGTCGGGGAAGCAGAGCACGTTTGCTTTGCCGGCTACGTCACTGTCGGGAGCTTTGGAGGAACCAACAGAGGGAACGATTGCAGCGTCTAACTGCAGTTCGCCGTCTACTTTTAAATTGGGGTTATTTTCTTTACAGATTCTGGTTGCTTCCACCACCTTGTCCACATCAGCATGTTTTGCACTGCCTTTGGTGGAGTGGGAGAGCATTGCAACGATTGCTTCCTGTTCGCATAAGAGTTCAAAAGATTCTGCAGAGCAAGCTGCGATAGCTGCTAATTTTTCGGGATCGGGATTCTGTTCCAGACCGCTGTCTGCAAAAATGAAGGTACCGTTTGCACCGTATTCACAGTTGGGAACTACCATCAAGAAGAATGCAGAAACCAGCTTCACGCCGGGTTTGGTTTTAATAATCTGTAAGCTGGGACGTAAGGTGTTTGCAGTGGAGTGACAAGCACCCGAAACCACACCGTCTGCATCGCCTGCTTTTACCATTAAGCAAGCGTAGTACATATAGTCGCCTAAAGCGGTTTTCTTTGCTTCTTCGTAGGTTAATCCTTTGGATTTTCTTAATTCCACGAATAAGTTGATATATTCTTCGGTTTTTTCATAGGTGAAGGGGTTAATGATGGTTGCTTTGGAAACATCTAATCCTTTGCTGTTTGCTTGTACTTCTTCGGGAGTACCGATGATGATAATATCAGCAATATCTTCCGCCAAAACCTGCGCAGCCGCTTCCCAGGTTCTTCTGTCCATAGATTCGGGCAGAACGATTTTCTTTTTGTCGGCTCTTGCTCTTTCTTTGATTCTGTCAATAAATGCCATAATACATGACCTCCATTTTTATGATACGAAATTTTAATAACCTTGTTGCAGTTTTAACTATATTATTATATAGCAGACTACCAAAAAATTCAAGTGTTTTTCAAGAAAATTATTGAAAAAATAAAGGAAAAATTTAAAATTATTGATTTTTTTATGTCTTAAATAGCAAAAGCTATCTTGTGGTTGGCACATAATAAGAAATATTTCTTGACGAATATTGAAAAAACTGGTATAATCAATAATAAGGATTGTTGATTTTTCGCGAAATATACAAGCAGTATATTGGAGGATGATTTATATGAACGAAAAAGAAAATAAAAATGTTGCAGTAAAGACAGTTTCTAACATTGTGCAAAAAACAGCAGGGGCGGGAAAGAAAATTGCAATCAATACCAAACAGGGATTCAAAAATACAATAGAAAGAGCAAAGGAGAAATCTCATCAGAAGAAGTTGAAAAGATTGAATCCGGTCTTTCCTGAACAGTATAACAGTTTGGATTTTCACTTGCCAAACGTCATCATGATTGTGGATGACGCAACAAGAAAAAATGAAAAATTATGCGAGGGAGCCATTGGATATCTGGAAAATAATTCGAATGTGGAAATTTTCTGTTTGTACGATGAAGCTGTTGCCTTCAGTAAGATTCAATTTGTTCCGAATGCTGTTTGTGATGCAACTTATTGTGTAGATCCTTATGATAGAAATAGATTTATTCGAAGCGATTGTTTCTTCAATAAAGCGCACGAAGAAAAACTTGCTGAGCTAAAACATATTGCACATTGTTTGGGGGCAAAGAAATGTTCCATTGAAATCAGCGAGTCTACAAGTGCTTCAAAGGAGCAAAGTCGACGTGCAGAATTTAAGGGAGAATATCAAGGTAGTTCAATTGCAGAAAATACGGAAAGCAGCTTTTTAGGTAGTCAAAGAGATGCAAGAAGTGGAACTGTGGAGATTGAATTTGCAGGAAATTCCAATTGCAAAACTCCCACTCTGAAGTGGTTTGCAAACGAGGACACTATTAAACGGTTAATTGAAATGCGGATGACTGATTCCAACGCTGTGTTATCTGAAACACTGAAAATATCGGGGTCATCGACAGCTTCAATGTCTCAAAAAACTGCTGCTGCTATTGATGGAGCAGTTGGGAAAGCCAGCGTTTCTCTCAGTGAACAGGCAAAAAAAGAATACAACAGCACATTGATTTACCGAATTCAGTTTTGAAAATAAGATGAGTAGAGTATCATACAATCATAAACAGCCGATCCTTGATATCGGCTGTTTTTATTATTTTTCATAAAAACAAGCGAAAAACTTTAAAAATCAATGAAAAATCCTAAAAAATGAAAAAAAGTTTTGACATTTTATTATATATATGTTATACTAATATGAAAAGGTAAGGTGAATAAGTATGTCTATGAGTATGACAGGCTACGGCCGTCAGAAAGAAATTTATAAAGGTTACGATATTACCGTGGAATTAAAATCGGTAAATCATCGTTATTTTGATGCCAATATCCGTGTTCCCAGAGGTTTTAATTTCTTAGAGGAGCCGGTTCGCAAATATTTAGCGGAACGAATCAACCGAGGCAAGATTGACGTGTATATCCACATGAACAATGTGGAAGAAGGTGACAAGGTTGTCACCTTAAACAAAAACGTTGCCGAAAACTACTTAAACGTGTTAAAGCAACTTGCCGACGAATACGATATGCCCTTTGATGTGACAGCGACTAAAATGTCCAGATTCCCCGATATTTTCGAGGTGGAATTCAAAGAACACGAAGCAGAAGAAATTTTCTCCGTGTTAGAACCTGTTATGGAAAAAGCGGTAAATGATTTTCTTACCATGAGAAGAACTGAGGGCAAACGCTTGGCGGACGATATGGTAAGCCGTATTGAAAAATTACGAGGTATGGTGGCAAGAATTGAAGAATTGCTTCCCCAGTCTGTGGCAGAATATGAAAAGAAGCTGCGGGATAAAATGGAAGAATACCTAAATGGTGCCACCTATGATGAAACAAGATTGATGACCGAGGTTGCCATCTTCTCCGATAAGGTTGCCACCTTTGAAGAAACCACAAGATTACAGAGCCATTTTGAAGAATTTATGGGTCTTGTGTATCAGGATAAGCCTGTGGGCAAAAAACTGGATTTTATTATTCAGGAAATGAACCGAGAAATCAACACCACCTGTTCCAAATGTAACTCCATTGAAATTTCTAAAATTGGTATTGATGCCAAAACAGAAATTGAAGCAATTCGTGAACAGGTACAGAACGTAGAATAAGTATAAAAAGCGAAAAAAGAGGTTTTCGTATGAAACTGTTAAACATCGGCTTCGGCAATGCTGTCAGTATGGATCGCATCATCGCGATTATCAGTCCCGATTCGGCACCGGTAAAGCGTATGATTTCCGATGCTAAAGAACGCGGAATTTTAATTGATGCTACCTATGGCAGAAAAACCAGAACCGTGGTGGTGACCGACAGCGGTCATATTATTCTTTCAGGTTTACAGACCGACACCATCACCGGCAGAGCAGAAGCATAAATGAGGATAACAATATGAATATGGCAAAAAGAGGCACATTGATGGTGGTTTCCGGTCCGGCAGGGGTTGGAAAGGGCACTGTGGTAAAACGTGCTTGTGAACTGGCGGAGGGGAAGATTCACCTGTCTATCTCCGCAACCACAAGAGCACCTCGTCCCATTGATTGTGAGGGCGTCACCTATTATTTTAAAACCAAAGAAGAATTCCGGGAAATGATTGCAAACAATCAGGTCTTAGAATGGGCAGAATATGTTGGCAATTATTACGGTACTCCCAGAAAACCTGTGGAAGATGCCTTATCCCGTGGGTTGGATGTGATTTTAGAAATCGAAGTGCAGGGAGCAATGCAGATCAAAAAGAATTTTCCTGATGCGGTGCTCACCTTTATTGCACCTCCAAGCTACGAGGAATTAGAAAATCGTTTAAGAGGTCGCGGTACCGAAACAGAAGAACAGATTTTATCCCGTTTAGAAACGGCAAAGGGCGAACTTGCTTTAATGGGTGATTATGATTATATCATCGTCAATGATGAAATCGAGCAGGCAAGCCGTGATATTTTAACTGTGCTTCGTGCCGATAAATTAACTAAAAATTCCTATTTTAAGAATGAGTAATTATTACATACAGTTTGTGTTAGAATAAAAAAGGAGAGATTATTATGTTACAACCCGCAATCGGAAACTTAATGGAAAAAGCAGGCAGCAGATATGCATTGGTTATCGCTGTGGCAAAAAGAGCAAGAGATTTAAGTGAACAGGAAGAAATTCGTACTTCCTCTGCAAAACCTGTTTCTATGGCAGTGAAAGAAATTGCAGACGGCGATATCGAAGTGATTAACAACTAAGAGAAGAATAACAAAACACCAAAAGAAATGAATCAAATTTTGTGCGCTAAAATAGCGGTTTCCAATTTGAATTTCTCTGTGGATAAGGAATTTTCCTATCTGATTCCCGCACCCCTTTCTCATTTGGTGGCAGAAGGAGTTCGTGTGGTGGTTCCGTTCGGCAGAGCCAATAAGAAACGTGAAGGTATCGTTACCCAACTGTTTTACGATGAGGGTGCGATACCTTTAAAGTCTGTTATGGAAGTCATTGATTATGAGCCCGTTATTGACGAAAAAGGGATGGAATTAGCCCGCTATATCGCTAAGCGCTACTATGCCACGTTGTATGATTCTGTCAGTCTGTTGTTGCCTCCGGGTTCCAACTTAAAATTTTCGGAATATGTCCGTTTGTTGGACGATTCCATGGAAGATGTAGAGGACGATAATGGTCTTCGGGGCAAACTAATTGACTATTTAGTATCCAAACGGGTTCCTGTGGCATTGGAAGAGCTGGAAAACGCATTTTCCAACCGTGGCATCAAAAAAGTGGTTACCGCTTTAGCCAAATTGGGTAAAGTGGAGCTTTACGAGGAATCCAAACAGGCTCATCAACAAAAAAGTATTCAAATTGCAACCTTGCTCTTAGGGGAGCACGAGTTGTATGACTATATGGAGATTTATCTCAAAAAAGCGGCAGCTCAAAGAAGAGTGCTGGAAATGTTATTGGACAACGGCAGAATGCCCGTGGTGGATTTGGTGGCATTTTCGGGAGCAAGCCGCACTTCCATTACTGCTTTGGAGAAAAAGGGTGTCATTGAAATTACCGAGGAAATTGTGGAGCAGGACCCCTTTGCCCAAGAAAAGCAGATTGTTGCCGAAAAGGCACAGCTAAACGATGAACAAACCCACGTGGTAAATACCGTTCTTTCGGAAAGAAAGAAAGAAGGGTACCACGAATTTCTCTTAAAAGGGGTCACAGGTTCCGGTAAAACCGAGGTTTATCTTGCTTTGGTGGAACAGGTGATGAGTGAGGGCAAACAGGCGATTATCTTAGTGCCTGAAATTGCGCTAACGCCTCAGATTCGCAGTCGGTTTTTCCGTCGATTCGGGGATCGGGTGGCCGTGCTTCATTCCGCCCTTTCCATTTCGGAGAGAAAAGACCAGTGGAACAAAATCAAAAGCGGTCGTGTTTCGGTGGCGGTTGGGGCAAGAAGTGCCGTGTTTGCACCCTTTCCCCAATTGGATTTGATTATTTTGGATGAAGAACACGAAACTACCTACAAATCTGAACATTCCCCACGTTATCAGGCGAAGGATGTGGCTCGGTTTTTAATGAATCAACGCGGCGGCACCTTACTGCTAGCATCTGCAACACCTGCCGTGGAAGATTACTACCGCACCCAGCAGGGCAAAGCTACGCTTTTGACCTTAACAAAACGGTATCAGCAACGCTCTTTACCACAGGTGGAAATTGTGGATATGAGAGAGGAGCTGAAAAATGGTAACTACTCAGTGTTATCCGAAAGTCTCAAAAAGAGGCTGTTAGAAGTGAAAGAAAAAGGAGAAAAAGCCATCATCTTATTAAATCGACGTGGCTATTCCACCTTTGTCAGCTGTCGGGATTGCGGATATGTGGTGAAATGTAAAAAATGTGATGTGGCACTCACCTATCACAGTATTGAAGGAAAACTAAAGTGTCACTACTGTGGTTACACCGCGGATGCCGAAACTGTTTGTCCCGAATGTCACAGCACTTCGGTGCGATATTTTGGTAGCGGTACCCAAAAACTGGAAGAAGAAATTTATTCCATGTTTTCCGATACCCAGGTCATCCGTATGGACAATGATACCACCACCACCAAAATGTCCCACGAAAGACTGCTGCGTCAGTTTGCGAAGCCCGGTTGTTCCATTTTGCTTGGCACTCAGATGATTGCAAAAGGGCTGGATTTCAAAGAGGTATCTTTGGTAGGGGTAATCGCCGCAGATAGTTCTTTGTTTGTGGGTGGCTATAACGGTGCCGAAAAAACATTTTCCCTAATTACTCAGGTTTGCGGCAGAGCAGGGCGTGGAGAGATTCCCGGTTATGCGGTGGTGCAGACCTATCATCCCGAGCATTATGCCATCTTGGCGGCAAAATCTCAGGACTATGACGGTTTTTATAAAAATGAAATTATCTTTCGTAAAAACGTGAAATATCCCCCTTATTCTGAAATCGTCAATGTGATTTTCACAGGAGACGACGAAAAGAAAATCTTTGAAATGGCAGACGGTATCAAGCAGATTATGACCGAAAAGGTGGATTTTTACGAAGAACGAAAACACTATATAGCAATGTACGGGCCCACTCCTTGCGGAATTTCCAAAATCCGCAATCAGTACCGTTACCATATTTTAATTAAATGTACAGGCGCATCTGCCATTGAAACGTCTTTTTCCGAATCTGTAAAAGCTTTAATTTTAGCAAATAAGAAAAATGATGTGAATGTGCAGGTGGATGTAAATCCCGTTAACTTCTTATGATAAAGTAGAATCCCTTACATAGAAAGGAGCAACATTATGGCAATCAGAAATATCGTGCCGGATACCGATGAGGTAATGCACAAAAAGTGCCGTCCGGTGGAAAAAATTGATGATAAAATTATCACCTTGTTGGATGATATGATTGATACGTTAAGTAAAGCAGAAGGGGTAGGTCTTGCAGCACCTCAGGTGGGTGTGTTGAAGCGAATTTTCGTGATTGACACTATGGAAGACCCCCAGGAATTTATTGAATTTATCAATCCTGAAATTATTGAAACTTCCGGAACTCAGGAAGGCAGTGAAGGATGCTTAAGTATTCCCGGCTTTGAGGGACATCTGATTCGTCCCATGTATGTGAAAGTGAAAGCGTTAAACCGTTATGGTGAAGAGTTCATTTTCGAAGGGGAAGAACTGATGGCACGCTGCTGCTGTCACGAAAATGACCATTTGGACGGCAAAACCATTCGTGACACCTGCGAATACGAAGTCTTCCACGAAGACGAAGAATAAATTCCGATATTCTTTGACATTTTATCAGAATGAGAAGTGATCATATGCGTATAATGTTTATGGGTACGCCTGATTTTGCGGCGTACAGTTTAGAAAAAATAATCGAAAGTGGAGCTGACGTTTGTTCGGTGGTAACCCGTGCAGATGCCAAAAAAGACCGTGGCCAGAAAATTAAATTTTCACCTGTAAAGGAAGTTGCTTTAGCGCATAATATTTCTGTGTATCAGCCCTTGAATTTAAAAGAAGAAAATTTTAAAGAAATTTTAGAAAATGAAAATCCCGATTTGATTGTGGTGGTGGCATACGGCAGAATTTTGCCTCCCTATGTTTTGGAATATCCAAAATTCGGTTGTATCAATGTGCACGCTTCCTTGCTTCCCAAATATCGCGGTTCTGCACCTATTCAGTATGCGGTTGCCATGGGAGAGAGCGAAAGTGGTGTTACCATTATGCAGATGAATGAGGGGCTAGACACCGGCGATATGCTCACAAAATGCGTGGTTCCCATTACCGATACCGAAACCGGCGGAAGCCTTCACGACAAACTGATGGTGGCAGGTGCTGAACTTTTGCTTAATACCATCCCCCAACTTGGAACTTTGGCGGGAGAAGTGCAGGACGATTCCTTATCCACCTATGCACCACCCATTAAAAAGGAGGAAACTATCATATCCTTTGAATGGGATGCCAAAGATATTGTGAATAAAATTCGTGGCTTTTATCCTTTTCCCGGAACCAGCTTTATTCACAATGAGAAAGCTTATAAAATTCATGGTGCTGAGCTGTTTTCACAGGAAGATAAACAGCCTTACGGTAGCATTCTGGAGTTTTCCAAAAACCGCCTGTTAATCTCTGCGAAAAACGGTGTGATTAACATTACGGCATTGCAGCCGCCGGGCAAAAAAATGATGAAGATTGCAGATTTTTACAACGGAAATCGGGATAGTTTTTAGTTTAAACAGAAGATTTAAGGAGTGATTTGATGTATCTGGATATGACTTATGTATATTTTGTGTTGCCGGCATTGCTTCTTGCGATGTGGGCGCAAGCTAGAGTTACGTCCACCTTTAACCGTTACAGTAAGATTACCACCCAAAGAAACTTAACCGGAAGAGATGCTGCCCGTAAGATTTTGGATGCCAACGGATTGCACTCTGTAAAAATTGAACGGATTCCCGGAAACCTGACCGACCATTACGATCCCAAGGCCAAGGTGATTCGTTTGTCTGACAGCGTGTATGACAGAAATTCCATTGGTGCCGTAGGTGTTGCAGCCCACGAAGCAGGGCACGCTGTTCAGCATAGTGAAGGATATATGCCTATCAAACTGCGCAACTCTGTGATTC
This region of Oscillospiraceae bacterium genomic DNA includes:
- the priA gene encoding primosomal protein N' gives rise to the protein MNQILCAKIAVSNLNFSVDKEFSYLIPAPLSHLVAEGVRVVVPFGRANKKREGIVTQLFYDEGAIPLKSVMEVIDYEPVIDEKGMELARYIAKRYYATLYDSVSLLLPPGSNLKFSEYVRLLDDSMEDVEDDNGLRGKLIDYLVSKRVPVALEELENAFSNRGIKKVVTALAKLGKVELYEESKQAHQQKSIQIATLLLGEHELYDYMEIYLKKAAAQRRVLEMLLDNGRMPVVDLVAFSGASRTSITALEKKGVIEITEEIVEQDPFAQEKQIVAEKAQLNDEQTHVVNTVLSERKKEGYHEFLLKGVTGSGKTEVYLALVEQVMSEGKQAIILVPEIALTPQIRSRFFRRFGDRVAVLHSALSISERKDQWNKIKSGRVSVAVGARSAVFAPFPQLDLIILDEEHETTYKSEHSPRYQAKDVARFLMNQRGGTLLLASATPAVEDYYRTQQGKATLLTLTKRYQQRSLPQVEIVDMREELKNGNYSVLSESLKKRLLEVKEKGEKAIILLNRRGYSTFVSCRDCGYVVKCKKCDVALTYHSIEGKLKCHYCGYTADAETVCPECHSTSVRYFGSGTQKLEEEIYSMFSDTQVIRMDNDTTTTKMSHERLLRQFAKPGCSILLGTQMIAKGLDFKEVSLVGVIAADSSLFVGGYNGAEKTFSLITQVCGRAGRGEIPGYAVVQTYHPEHYAILAAKSQDYDGFYKNEIIFRKNVKYPPYSEIVNVIFTGDDEKKIFEMADGIKQIMTEKVDFYEERKHYIAMYGPTPCGISKIRNQYRYHILIKCTGASAIETSFSESVKALILANKKNDVNVQVDVNPVNFL
- the def gene encoding peptide deformylase; amino-acid sequence: MAIRNIVPDTDEVMHKKCRPVEKIDDKIITLLDDMIDTLSKAEGVGLAAPQVGVLKRIFVIDTMEDPQEFIEFINPEIIETSGTQEGSEGCLSIPGFEGHLIRPMYVKVKALNRYGEEFIFEGEELMARCCCHENDHLDGKTIRDTCEYEVFHEDEE
- a CDS encoding methionyl-tRNA formyltransferase — translated: MRSDHMRIMFMGTPDFAAYSLEKIIESGADVCSVVTRADAKKDRGQKIKFSPVKEVALAHNISVYQPLNLKEENFKEILENENPDLIVVVAYGRILPPYVLEYPKFGCINVHASLLPKYRGSAPIQYAVAMGESESGVTIMQMNEGLDTGDMLTKCVVPITDTETGGSLHDKLMVAGAELLLNTIPQLGTLAGEVQDDSLSTYAPPIKKEETIISFEWDAKDIVNKIRGFYPFPGTSFIHNEKAYKIHGAELFSQEDKQPYGSILEFSKNRLLISAKNGVINITALQPPGKKMMKIADFYNGNRDSF
- a CDS encoding zinc metallopeptidase gives rise to the protein MYLDMTYVYFVLPALLLAMWAQARVTSTFNRYSKITTQRNLTGRDAARKILDANGLHSVKIERIPGNLTDHYDPKAKVIRLSDSVYDRNSIGAVGVAAHEAGHAVQHSEGYMPIKLRNSVIPVANIGSYLAFPLAILGILVSNDLLINTGIILFSAIVLFQLVTLPVEFNASNRAVTILARDVMLNRQEVHGVKKVLSAAAMTYVAAAATAVMNLVRLLVLVNRNRD